Part of the Oncorhynchus tshawytscha isolate Ot180627B linkage group LG23, Otsh_v2.0, whole genome shotgun sequence genome, ACTCAATAGAAGAAGTACACtatgagaaagatggagagagagaggaagataaagagagggggagggagagagggggggatagggaGAATAATGATCTTTGCATTCAGTGGGCTATATCTACACATTTGTTGTTTCTGCTGAATGACTGGTAACAAAGGCCTTATACTGTTTCAATCATTTACTGTAATAAGTTGTCATGAATTATTGACATAAGAGTAGGCACTAGGAGACAGTCAGGGAAGGGCAGACCTGGGCCTGTTATAAGTGCACACTGATTATAGCTGTGGCCTTCGCCTTAACATCTACTGAACTTGACTAGTATGGATTCAGAATTGCATTAGTggaaaccaagactgttctcaGGACAGGCCTGGTTGTAGCTAGATAgtgttagcattttagctaaccctaaccattttcCTAACCTTTACCTAATtaccctaacctgctacgttaattctcctaaacCACTACGAAAAGTAACTTCTGCTAGTCAAAACTGGCAGACCTTCCCTGAGAGCAGTGTGAGTATCCGCTAATGCAATACAGAAGTATGGACATTAATTTAGTCATCTGCACAAGAATTCATATGCCAAGAAATTTCCAAATGAAGTTTAAAAGACGTGAAGAAACCGTCTAACTGACTACATGCGAGTGGGTATCAATGAATGGTAATAGGGGAAAGTGAATAAAGGTACTTACAGAAAAGGACTCCGACCACAAGAACTCCAATGATACCCATAATGATCATCATCTGGAAAGAAAAGCAAATGGAGAGTTAAAGGCTTTCTTTATTCTTCTATTCTTCTAGTTAATAAACCTGATAGATTTTCCTCAGGAtgattaaacattttttattcagGGGTGAAGTCGCTGCGGATTAACGTTAGTCCTGCTgaccaaacacaaacaaacacaaacacacacacacacacacacacagcaacccagCACGATGACAAACACAAAAAGCAGAGCGTAACATTTCATCACACTCCCTTGTGTCCAGTCAGTGTATTTTTGGTGCTATTGCTATGCAATTAATAAGAATAACTGCATGTAGAGAAAACTCTGCAGTGAGAGCCTCCCTATTTCCCCATTCCCCGGAGCGCTGCTCCTCTCGCCCACAGACGCTAATTAGGGGATTAGTGCGCGGGAAAGGGGGGTGACAGCGTTCCAGGGGCAGACGCTGTGTGTCCGCCTCAGCACCCTGCACCTCAATGGCTCAGTTGGTTGGTGGAGAGTGGTACTGGTTGGTTGAGCATGGTACTGGTTGGTTGAGCATGGTACTGGTTGGTTGAGCATGGTACTGGTTGGTGGAGGGTGGTGCTGGTTGGTGGAGCATGGTACTGGTTGGTGGAGCGTGGTACTGGTTGGTGGAGTGTGGTACTGGTTGGTGGAGCATGGTACTGGTTGGTGGAGCATGGTACTGGTTGGTTGAGCATGGTGCTGGTTGGTGGAGCATGGTACTGGTTGGTTGAGCGTGGTACTGGTTGGTGGAGCGTAGTACTGGTTAGTGGAGCATGGTACTGGTTGGTGGAGGGTGGTGCTGGTTGGTGGAGCATGGTACTGGTTGGTGGAGCGTGGTACTGGTTGGTGGAGCGTGGTACTGGTTGGTGGAGCATGGTACTGGTTGGTGGAGCATGGTACTGGTTGGTGGAGCATGGTACTAGTTGGTGGAGCATGGTACTGGTTGGTGGAGCATGGTACTGGTTGGTGGAGTATGGTACTGGTTGGTGGAGCATGGTACTGGTTGGTGGAGTATGGTACTGGTTGGTGGAGCATGGTACTGGCGTTGCAACACCACCACAGTTGTGGTTCTGAATGATTCCCCCATGGGCCACATACAGAGCACTGGATATATATGTTAACTTGAATATAGGACAGTAAACTGTCACTTTGGATAGAAAGAGTTGGCTAAATAACCTTATTATTATCATGATCAATATTACCAGTACCTTGCAATTCTCCTGAATATGTTCATTTTAAGTCCTTTTGGATGAAAGTGTCTGCTAATGTGAATGACAATATAATCATTGATCACTGCCATTACCTTTGCGTTTTTCCACCAGTATTTGCTCTTGAGTTTGGCTGCACAGCTCTCGAACTGGGAGGCCCCGGCCTGGAGAGCATCCGCTCTGTCATCCAGCTCCGACAGCTTCTGGTCCCTCTCCAAAACCTTGTCCACATTCACCCGCATAATATCCAccacctggagaggagaggggtgggtggggagaggagaggagaagggaggagaggagaggggtaggtggggagaggagaggagaggaaaggagaggggtaggtggggagaggagaggggtaggtgggaagaggagaagggaggagaggagaggggggtagggaggagaggagagggggagagggagaggaggagaggagaggagaggagaggagaggagaggagaggagagaggagaggagaggagagaggagaggagaggagaggagaggagaggagaggagaggagaggaggaatttACTGACAGCCCAAGCCATAGAAGTCCACATCACACAATTGAATACAGCATGAAACCATTCCCAAGCTGCAGTGCAGTCCATTACTAACATAAATTGATcaaccatgttattttctatatGTTAATAGCTAACATAACTttggccatagaaatagaatataTTAAACATCATCATAGACAGCCATGTTGTATCATATGCTAGCCATGTTGTATCATATGCTAGCCATGTTGTATCGCATGCTAGCCATGTTGTATCGTATGCTAGCCATGTTGTATCGTATACTAGCCATGCTGTATCATATGCTAGCCATGTTGTATCGTAAGCTAGCCATGTTGTATCATATGCTAGCCATGTTGTATCGCATGCTAGCCATGTTGTATCGTATGCTAGCCATATCGTATAGTATGCTAGCCATGTTGTATCATATGCTAGCCATATCGTATAGTATGCTAGCCATGTTGTATCATATGCTAGCCATATCGTATAGTATGCTAGCCATGTTGTATCATATGCTAGCCATATCGTATAGTATGCTAGCCATGTTGTATTGTATGCTAGCCATGTTGTATTGTATGCTAGCCAAATTGATATCTTGGGTATTGTATTTTGGAATACTTGTTACAACATTTCTCAGCGCTTCATTCATTAtgcacacaccacaaacacacatcaataaaataacaaattcATGTTGTCAGGTCGATGGAATATCATGTTGATCCCAGAAAGCCACACCCTGACGAAGACTGCATAGCCAAAGCATTACTGAAATAaattgtaaaacaaatcaaactgcattgtagagtagagtagactatgCTACTCTATTTTTAGTTTTCCCAACAATCAAAGAATGTCACAAAGAAACAATCTATGTCCTTTCCTTTTCTGTTAGCTCTGTTTCTACAGCTTGACTCATGACCGCATTTCATTCCAGAAGGTTGGTCCTTTACTTCTGCCCTCattccccccccccttcccctatTTCATTGAATTGGATAGATGAAAGCAAAATGGGGGAAACTGGGTGGCGCTGTTGCTTACACCAAGGAGAGTGAACgagtgcagagaggagggagcaaCTGGAAATGCAGCCCAGATCTGGCCTAATTGCTGCTAGTTGTCTCACGCTGTGACGTCAATCCCAAATTGACAAGCTAGCTACTTGCTGTAGTTTAAAATGTTGTACTATATGGTTTGGCATGAGTGGGAGTACTGTTAGGAGCATGGTATCGAAGCCAGGAGCAGGTTGGTTGGTACTGTACGTGTGTGTCACACACCTCCTCCACTTGGGCTTGTGTCTGTTGTAGCCTGCGGTTGCTGGAGGTgttgggaggagggggtgggggcccTCCACCTGGGGCTCCGTCTGCTCCTGGGGCCCCTGGGGCTCCGGGAGGTCCAGCTGGGGGAGCAGCATCTGGGGCAGACctgggaaggggagagaaggaggaagggacagagaggagaagagatgggaagtgcgagggataggagagggggaaggagggagaagggaagaggggagatgAGGAAGGGTAAgacttttttttacattacagtaATTTAGCAGTCATGAGCAAGCTGAAACAACCGCATTTTAGAGGTGTTGTaactaaaacaaaaaaacaaacaagaaaagcCTTGATAACAGAACTCAAAAGCACAGAAGGGCAAGTATaatgaggagaggggaaaggggaggaggaggaggatgaggaaagaAGGGATATGAGATAAAGGACAGAATTGGAAACCAGAgcggggaagagggagaggaagagtatTGGAGAGGCTGTATCGCATTTGTAGAAATCAAGACTGTTCTCGGGGCAGGTCTGCCGGTTTTGACTAACAGAAATTACTTTCATAGAATATTGGTAGAATGCCCTGAGAACAGTCCTGGTTTTCACTAATGCGATGCCGCAtgggggagaggaagaaagatgaaTGATGAGGTACAGAAAGGAGAAGAGCTGTTGGTGAGGGATAAAGTCAGAATTGTACACAGATGCCTCcctgagagtgtgagagagagagagagagagagagacagagacagatggaagagagacagaaagaggaagagaaagaaaaagagcgagagggggagagagtcagaaagagagagagagtgtcagattAAGCAAGAGGGAGATAAGAAGAGGACGATGAGAGGAAAGGCCAAAAGAAAAGTAAGGGGAGGCTGTAGAGATGGTGAACAGGAGAGATTTGAGAGAGGGTTAAGAGAGAAGGATAAGAAAGAAAGGTAataaaaggagagaagagagagaaaaggcagaaGGATTAAAAGATGGGGCAAACAACTAATTTGGTTCAGAagggtaaagagagggggaggaggggtggtgagagaaaggggaggggtgagagggggagcgTTCTAACACAGACAGCCTCCATGGACTCATCTGGGGGTGTTGGTCCTGACTTAGACTATTGAAATTAGTCAAATATAAAGTAGAGGCAACCATTCCATCCAccatatatatatgaatatgaaGAATATAGCCATCATTTGAAAGGCATGAActtgttctatactgcaggtgcaGGACAGTCTCATCCCAGATGTCATGTGTAGCACCCTACTGTATTTCCTCCTGTAACAGGAGAAGAAGACAAACATCCCAGATGTCATGTGTAGCACCCTACTGTATTTCCTCCTGTAACAGGAGAAGAAGACAAACATCCCAGATGTCATGCGTAGGACCCTACTGTATTTCCTACTGTAACAGGAGAAGACAAACATCCCAGATGTCATGTGTAGCACCCTACTGTATTTCCTCCTGTAACAGGAGAAGAAGACAAACATCCCAGATGTCATGCGTAGGACCCTACTGTATTTCCTCCTGTAACAGGGGAAGAAGACAAACATCCCAGATGTCATGCGTAGGACCCTACTGTATTTCCTCCTGTAACAGGAGAAGACAAACATCCCAGATGTCATGCATAGCACCCTACTGTATTTCCTCCTGTAACAGGAGAAGAAGACAAACATCCCAGATGTCATGCGTAGCACCCTACTGTATTTCCTACTGTAACAGGAGAAGAAGACAAACATCTCAGACCAATCAGTTCACATTGATATTGATTTTCTAATACTTCACAGACATTTGATAACCTGGAAGTCCCTAGAACCATACGGTACAAAACCCATggtataaagaaagaaaacataaTTTCGGCTGAAATAAGCCAATTTTTAATTAAAATAATCAAGCAAAAAATGAATTTGTTTTGAAGCCCAGAAGAGGACTGAGGGTAATCAACTACAGTAGACGAGATCCATTATTCAGAGCAACTGTGACGGAAAAAGACTTGCGTCAGCAAAATACATTAAGCTAGAACAAATCAATAGAGCATAGAAAGAGCCTGACAACATGATATAAATACTCAACATATTAGAATAAAACATGTTTAGTGAATAGAACAAATCAATAGAATAAGTAAAAAAGAGGAAGCCCTGCATTGATACTCACATCTTCTATGCAGCTGCTTGGAACTGACTCACTGTCAGTGAGCGgtgggggggcgagagagagagcgcgagagacgaaAGGG contains:
- the LOC112247621 gene encoding vesicle-associated membrane protein 1-like, with amino-acid sequence MSAPDAAPPAGPPGAPGAPGADGAPGGGPPPPPPNTSSNRRLQQTQAQVEEVVDIMRVNVDKVLERDQKLSELDDRADALQAGASQFESCAAKLKSKYWWKNAKMMIIMGIIGVLVVGVLFLYFFY